Proteins from a single region of Fundulus heteroclitus isolate FHET01 chromosome 12, MU-UCD_Fhet_4.1, whole genome shotgun sequence:
- the bmpr1ba gene encoding LOW QUALITY PROTEIN: bone morphogenetic protein receptor type-1B (The sequence of the model RefSeq protein was modified relative to this genomic sequence to represent the inferred CDS: deleted 1 base in 1 codon) — translation MPRQRKAPRGCLCLWSRSPLLLLGLFSLQQHASGNMLDSMLQKASSKETAESGKKTLGSTAPALSSQRFLWCHCDSHCPDDSTNNSCRTDGFCFTMVEEEGGVPVVSGGCLGLVGSDFQCRDTVSPHERRSLECCTDEDFCNKKLHPTLPPLKPPLYVDWKIHHMALLISITVCIIILAAIIVFCYFRYKRQESRPRYSIGLDQDESYIPPGESLKDLIEQSQTSGSGSGLPLLVQRTIAKQIQMVKQIGKGRYGEVWMGRWRGEKVAVKVFFTTEEASWFRETEIYQTVLMRHENILGFIAADIKGTGSWTQLYLITDYHENGSLYDYLKSTTLDNKAMLRLAYSSVSGLCHLHTEIFGTQGKPAIAHRDLKSKNILVKRNGTCCIADLGLAVKFISDTNEVDIPPNTRVGTKRYMPPEVLDETLNRSHFQSYIMADMYSFGLILWEIARRCISGGILEEYQLPYHELVPTDPSYEDMREVVCIKKLRPSFPNRWSSDECLRQMGKLMTECWAHNPACRLTALRVKKTLARMSVSQDIKL, via the exons GCAATATGTTGGACAGTATGCTGCAAAAAGCATCCAGTAAGGAGACAGCGGAGAGTGGGAAGAAGACTTTGGGCAGCACGGCCCCTGCTTTGTCTTCCCAAAGATTCCTGTGGTGTCACTGTGATTCACACTGCCCCGATGATTCAACCAATAATTCATGCAG aacgGATGGGTTCTGCTTTACCATggtggaggaggaaggaggggtACCAGTCGTATCTGGAGGCTGCCTGGGGCTGGTCGGATCTGACTTTCAGTGTAGG GACACAGTGTCCCCCCATGAGAGAAGATCGTTAGAGTGCTGCACAGATGAAGACTTCTGTAACAAAAAGCTGCATCCCACACTGCCACCACTCAAACCCCCTC TGTATGTCGATTGGAAGATCCACCACATGGCACTATTGATTTCAATTACAGTGTGCATCATTATACTGGCTGCCATTATTGTCTTCTGCTACTTCAG GTACAAGCGGCAAGAGTCTCGTCCTCGGTACAGCATCGGTCTGGACCAAGATGAATCATACATTCCTCCAGGAGAGTCTCTGAAGGACCTGATAGAGCAGTCACAGACCTCTGGCTCAGGCTCAGGTCTCCCTCTGTTG GTCCAGAGGACCATAGCCAAGCAGATTCAGATGGTGAAGCAGATTGGCAAAGGGAGATACGGCGAGGTGTGGATGGGCAGGTGGAGAGGGGAGAAGGTGGCTGTTAAAGTTTTCTTTACCACTGAGGAGGCCAGTTGGTTCAGAGAAACTGAAATTTACCAGACCGTACTGATGAGACATGAGAACATACTGG GTTTCATAGCTGCAGATATCAAAGGAACTGGCTCCTGGACCCAGCTCTATCTCATCACAGACTACCATGAAAATGGGTCTTTGTATGACTACCTGAAGTCCACCACCCTGGACAATAAAGCCATGCTGCGTCTGGCTTATTCATCTGTCTCGGGACTCTGTCACCTTCACACGGAGATCTTTGGGACTCAGGGTAAACCCGCCATTGCTCACAGAGACCTCAAGAGTAAGAACATACTGGTGAAAAGAAATGGGACCTGCTGCATTGCTGATCTGGGACTAGCGGTAAAGTTTATTAG TGACACAAACGAGGTGGACATCCCTCCCAACACTCGAGTGGGTACAAAGCGTTACATGCCTCCAGAAGTGCTGGATGAGACTTTGAACAGGAGCCATTTTCAGTCCTACATCATGGCCGACATGTACAGCTTTGGCCTCATCCTCTGGGAGATTGCTCGACGTTGTATCTCAGGAG GAATCCTAGAAGAGTACCAGTTACCGTATCATGAGTTAGTTCCCACAGACCCTTCATATGAAGACATGAGGGAGGTGGTCTGCATCAAGAAACTACGGCCATCCTTTCCAAATCGATGGAGCAGTGATGAG TGTTTGAGACAGATGGGGAAGCTGATGACAGAGTGCTGGGCCCACAACCCGGCCTGCCGACTCACAGCCCTGCGGGTCAAAAAGACCCTTGCCAGAATGTCAGTA TCACAGGATATCAAGCTGTGA